In Xiphophorus maculatus strain JP 163 A chromosome 18, X_maculatus-5.0-male, whole genome shotgun sequence, a single genomic region encodes these proteins:
- the pih1d2 gene encoding PIH1 domain-containing protein 2 isoform X3: protein MMSSNGGREDVLQQVSHFWSMLDDLSQSDPAAYRKFIEEQMKRGAEFNAPPELHSCVRTQILEPKPGLLYINICSWKRVPAPQDQSSSLPLCGGKLERCNTEDQGGCCFAVLDVALNTSVLQKRKEDKVDINNIYMLALSFAQQQHGMLLSQEYSVVSCSPKGNPDDLQCRLGFQKLPIISKQLETTSQTPAALLRQISSSQQSEEDSAAQIVCRPAEQTKANLIQVISSTFQGPQEPEYVVEVKSDAAGVPRSVELTVELPKVRSMSECQLRVSKEDVLLEVEDVYHLLLEFPKTVNEDTAAAVFSKKKRRLTLTAAVL, encoded by the exons ATGATGTCCAGCAACGGCGGAAGGGAGGATGTTTTACAGCAGGTCAGCCACTTTTGGTCCATGCTGGACGACTTGTCTCAAAGCGACCCAGCAGCTTACCGCAAGTTTATAGAGGAGCAAATGAAGAGAGGAGCTGAATTCAACGCACCGCCTGAGCTCCATTCGTGTGTGCGAACTCAGATACTG GAGCCAAAGCCAGGTTTGCTCTACATTAACATTTGCAGCTGGAAGCGTGTGCCTGCGCCTCAGGATCAGAGCAGCTCGCTTCCTTTGTGCGGAGGAAAACTAGAGAGATGCAACACAGAGGACCAAGGTGGCT GCTGCTTCGCTGTGCTGGATGTGGCGCTAAATACTTCAGTGCTACAGAAGAGGAAAGAGGATAAAGTAGAtattaataatatctatatGCTGGCCCTGAGCTTTGCCCAGCAACAGCACGGGATGCTGTTATCTCAGGAGTACAGCGTCGTCAGCTGTAGTCCGAAAGGTAACCCGGACGACTTGCAGTGTCGGCTCGGCTTTCAGAAGCTGCCCATCATCTCCAAGCAACTGGAAACAA CCAGTCAGACTCCAGCCGCCCTCCTGCGACAGATCTCCTCTTCCCAGCAATCGGAGGAGGACAGCGCCGCCCAAATCGTTTGCAGGCCCGCGGAGCAGACCAAGGCGAATTTGATCCAGGTCATTTCCAGCACTTTCCAGGGGCCTCAGGAGCCCGAGTATGTGGTGGAGGTGAAGAGCGACGCAGCGGGAGTCCCTCGCAGCGTGGAGCTGACGGTGGAGCTGCCGAAAGTTCGTTCCATGTCAGAGTGCCAGCTGAGAGTGTCTAAG GAGGATGTTCTTCTAGAAGTGGAAGATGTTTACCATTTGCTTCTGGAGTTTCCAAAAACAGTAAACGAGGACACGGCCGCTGCCGTCTTCAGCAAGAAGAAACGGAGGCTCACGCTGACAGCAGCTGTTTTGTGA
- the pih1d2 gene encoding PIH1 domain-containing protein 2 isoform X4 produces MMSSNGGREDVLQQVSHFWSMLDDLSQSDPAAYRKFIEEQMKRGAEFNAPPELHSCVRTQILEPKPGLLYINICSWKRVPAPQDQSSSLPLCGGKLERCNTEDQGCFAVLDVALNTSVLQKRKEDKVDINNIYMLALSFAQQQHGMLLSQEYSVVSCSPKGNPDDLQCRLGFQKLPIISKQLETTSQTPAALLRQISSSQQSEEDSAAQIVCRPAEQTKANLIQVISSTFQGPQEPEYVVEVKSDAAGVPRSVELTVELPKVRSMSECQLRVSKEDVLLEVEDVYHLLLEFPKTVNEDTAAAVFSKKKRRLTLTAAVL; encoded by the exons ATGATGTCCAGCAACGGCGGAAGGGAGGATGTTTTACAGCAGGTCAGCCACTTTTGGTCCATGCTGGACGACTTGTCTCAAAGCGACCCAGCAGCTTACCGCAAGTTTATAGAGGAGCAAATGAAGAGAGGAGCTGAATTCAACGCACCGCCTGAGCTCCATTCGTGTGTGCGAACTCAGATACTG GAGCCAAAGCCAGGTTTGCTCTACATTAACATTTGCAGCTGGAAGCGTGTGCCTGCGCCTCAGGATCAGAGCAGCTCGCTTCCTTTGTGCGGAGGAAAACTAGAGAGATGCAACACAGAGGACCAAG GCTGCTTCGCTGTGCTGGATGTGGCGCTAAATACTTCAGTGCTACAGAAGAGGAAAGAGGATAAAGTAGAtattaataatatctatatGCTGGCCCTGAGCTTTGCCCAGCAACAGCACGGGATGCTGTTATCTCAGGAGTACAGCGTCGTCAGCTGTAGTCCGAAAGGTAACCCGGACGACTTGCAGTGTCGGCTCGGCTTTCAGAAGCTGCCCATCATCTCCAAGCAACTGGAAACAA CCAGTCAGACTCCAGCCGCCCTCCTGCGACAGATCTCCTCTTCCCAGCAATCGGAGGAGGACAGCGCCGCCCAAATCGTTTGCAGGCCCGCGGAGCAGACCAAGGCGAATTTGATCCAGGTCATTTCCAGCACTTTCCAGGGGCCTCAGGAGCCCGAGTATGTGGTGGAGGTGAAGAGCGACGCAGCGGGAGTCCCTCGCAGCGTGGAGCTGACGGTGGAGCTGCCGAAAGTTCGTTCCATGTCAGAGTGCCAGCTGAGAGTGTCTAAG GAGGATGTTCTTCTAGAAGTGGAAGATGTTTACCATTTGCTTCTGGAGTTTCCAAAAACAGTAAACGAGGACACGGCCGCTGCCGTCTTCAGCAAGAAGAAACGGAGGCTCACGCTGACAGCAGCTGTTTTGTGA
- the pih1d2 gene encoding PIH1 domain-containing protein 2 isoform X2, which produces MMSSNGGREDVLQQVSHFWSMLDDLSQSDPAAYRKFIEEQMKRGAEFNAPPELHSCVRTQILEPKPGLLYINICSWKRVPAPQDQSSSLPLCGGKLERCNTEDQGCFAVLDVALNTSVLQKRKEDKVDINNIYMLALSFAQQQHGMLLSQEYSVVSCSPKGNPDDLQCRLGFQKLPIISKQLETTSQTPAALLRQISSSQQSEEDSAAQIVCRPAEQTKANLIQVISSTFQGPQEPEYVVEVKSDAAGVPRSVELTVELPKVRSMSECQLRVSKVSRYSPPLPQTLIMNRYDSAVLRWMSYKTHNWPEDVLLEVEDVYHLLLEFPKTVNEDTAAAVFSKKKRRLTLTAAVL; this is translated from the exons ATGATGTCCAGCAACGGCGGAAGGGAGGATGTTTTACAGCAGGTCAGCCACTTTTGGTCCATGCTGGACGACTTGTCTCAAAGCGACCCAGCAGCTTACCGCAAGTTTATAGAGGAGCAAATGAAGAGAGGAGCTGAATTCAACGCACCGCCTGAGCTCCATTCGTGTGTGCGAACTCAGATACTG GAGCCAAAGCCAGGTTTGCTCTACATTAACATTTGCAGCTGGAAGCGTGTGCCTGCGCCTCAGGATCAGAGCAGCTCGCTTCCTTTGTGCGGAGGAAAACTAGAGAGATGCAACACAGAGGACCAAG GCTGCTTCGCTGTGCTGGATGTGGCGCTAAATACTTCAGTGCTACAGAAGAGGAAAGAGGATAAAGTAGAtattaataatatctatatGCTGGCCCTGAGCTTTGCCCAGCAACAGCACGGGATGCTGTTATCTCAGGAGTACAGCGTCGTCAGCTGTAGTCCGAAAGGTAACCCGGACGACTTGCAGTGTCGGCTCGGCTTTCAGAAGCTGCCCATCATCTCCAAGCAACTGGAAACAA CCAGTCAGACTCCAGCCGCCCTCCTGCGACAGATCTCCTCTTCCCAGCAATCGGAGGAGGACAGCGCCGCCCAAATCGTTTGCAGGCCCGCGGAGCAGACCAAGGCGAATTTGATCCAGGTCATTTCCAGCACTTTCCAGGGGCCTCAGGAGCCCGAGTATGTGGTGGAGGTGAAGAGCGACGCAGCGGGAGTCCCTCGCAGCGTGGAGCTGACGGTGGAGCTGCCGAAAGTTCGTTCCATGTCAGAGTGCCAGCTGAGAGTGTCTAAGGTTAGCCGTTACTCACCTCCTCTGCCCCAAACACTTATAATGAACCGCTACGATTCCGCTGTGCTTCGCTGGATGTCATATAAAACGCATAATTGGCCT GAGGATGTTCTTCTAGAAGTGGAAGATGTTTACCATTTGCTTCTGGAGTTTCCAAAAACAGTAAACGAGGACACGGCCGCTGCCGTCTTCAGCAAGAAGAAACGGAGGCTCACGCTGACAGCAGCTGTTTTGTGA
- the pih1d2 gene encoding PIH1 domain-containing protein 2 isoform X1, with product MMSSNGGREDVLQQVSHFWSMLDDLSQSDPAAYRKFIEEQMKRGAEFNAPPELHSCVRTQILEPKPGLLYINICSWKRVPAPQDQSSSLPLCGGKLERCNTEDQGGCCFAVLDVALNTSVLQKRKEDKVDINNIYMLALSFAQQQHGMLLSQEYSVVSCSPKGNPDDLQCRLGFQKLPIISKQLETTSQTPAALLRQISSSQQSEEDSAAQIVCRPAEQTKANLIQVISSTFQGPQEPEYVVEVKSDAAGVPRSVELTVELPKVRSMSECQLRVSKVSRYSPPLPQTLIMNRYDSAVLRWMSYKTHNWPEDVLLEVEDVYHLLLEFPKTVNEDTAAAVFSKKKRRLTLTAAVL from the exons ATGATGTCCAGCAACGGCGGAAGGGAGGATGTTTTACAGCAGGTCAGCCACTTTTGGTCCATGCTGGACGACTTGTCTCAAAGCGACCCAGCAGCTTACCGCAAGTTTATAGAGGAGCAAATGAAGAGAGGAGCTGAATTCAACGCACCGCCTGAGCTCCATTCGTGTGTGCGAACTCAGATACTG GAGCCAAAGCCAGGTTTGCTCTACATTAACATTTGCAGCTGGAAGCGTGTGCCTGCGCCTCAGGATCAGAGCAGCTCGCTTCCTTTGTGCGGAGGAAAACTAGAGAGATGCAACACAGAGGACCAAGGTGGCT GCTGCTTCGCTGTGCTGGATGTGGCGCTAAATACTTCAGTGCTACAGAAGAGGAAAGAGGATAAAGTAGAtattaataatatctatatGCTGGCCCTGAGCTTTGCCCAGCAACAGCACGGGATGCTGTTATCTCAGGAGTACAGCGTCGTCAGCTGTAGTCCGAAAGGTAACCCGGACGACTTGCAGTGTCGGCTCGGCTTTCAGAAGCTGCCCATCATCTCCAAGCAACTGGAAACAA CCAGTCAGACTCCAGCCGCCCTCCTGCGACAGATCTCCTCTTCCCAGCAATCGGAGGAGGACAGCGCCGCCCAAATCGTTTGCAGGCCCGCGGAGCAGACCAAGGCGAATTTGATCCAGGTCATTTCCAGCACTTTCCAGGGGCCTCAGGAGCCCGAGTATGTGGTGGAGGTGAAGAGCGACGCAGCGGGAGTCCCTCGCAGCGTGGAGCTGACGGTGGAGCTGCCGAAAGTTCGTTCCATGTCAGAGTGCCAGCTGAGAGTGTCTAAGGTTAGCCGTTACTCACCTCCTCTGCCCCAAACACTTATAATGAACCGCTACGATTCCGCTGTGCTTCGCTGGATGTCATATAAAACGCATAATTGGCCT GAGGATGTTCTTCTAGAAGTGGAAGATGTTTACCATTTGCTTCTGGAGTTTCCAAAAACAGTAAACGAGGACACGGCCGCTGCCGTCTTCAGCAAGAAGAAACGGAGGCTCACGCTGACAGCAGCTGTTTTGTGA